Part of the Bacteroidales bacterium genome is shown below.
GGATATCATCGTAATAATGATGTCCTTCGAATCCTAGTTCAACATTTCTCTCATTCTTTATTCTAGGTCTGAAGGCATCTTTTGATCCGATAAATTCCGCCCTTACATTAGGCATCCCTGATTTGGTTCTTATTTTATTGATAGCCGCAATAGCTGTCAAAGATGATCCGGGAGCTGTACCAGCAGGACCATAAGCTTCATTTACAGCCTCTGCATAGTTCAAATAAAGTTCTGACAACCGGAATAAAGGATCTGCCCAAATAGAAGATACCCTGTTCTTGGTACTGTTATCTGCCCAGTTTTTCCTTAGCATATATCCTGTGTAAGTTCTGCCGTTCCATGAAGTAACAAGAAGCTCAGACGGCGTTGTACCGGTAAGATAGATCTGTGCCTTGTTGCTTGTCCATCCCTGCAATGGTCCCTGATTGTATACAACATCTGTAGCCAGCCTTGGATCCCTGTTGATAAAAGGATTCTGTTCATTATACTGACCGGCTGTTGCTGCTGCTGCTCTGTCTGCGGTTGTATTTAACGGCATTCCGGTTAAAGTTTCATATTTATCAACCCAGTTTTGAGTAGGATTGGTACCGGATGAACCGGAGCCTGTTGTTAAAACACCATTCCAGAAAGTTGCATCGAAGTTCCAGTTCCGGGTTCCATGAGAATATGTCCAGATACTCTCCTCACAAACATCCTTTCCATAATAATTAAGGTGGCGGTCATTCTTGCTCACCGGATCAAGAAGCGGCAGAATTACCACCCCTTTTGATTCAGCAACCTGTATGGCTTCCCATGCTGCCGCTGCCGCATTCTGCCACTCAGTTACTCCGCTTTTATTATTCAGCGGACTCGCAGCAAAGAGCAGAACTCTTGATTTGAAAGCCTTGGCAGCCATACCATTTGGTCTTTTCATTTCATATGTAGCATAATCGAGAGAACCTGATACACCAGGCATCGGATCTCTTCGGACCACACCAGCCAGATTGAAAAAATAGTAGGCAGAATCGATATCTTGCACGATTCTTTGCAAATAATCGTTCTTTTCCATACGTGCCAGATCCCATGTTTTATCGAATGGAGTCATCACGTAGTCGAGGTACGGCATCGGTCCCCAGAATCTGAACATTGTGAAATGGTACCATGCCCTTAAAAAATAAGCCTGACCGCTGAAGTCATTCTTTATATTATCATCAGCATCCTGTATCCTGTCTACATTTCTTATGGCGATGTTGCAAATCCTTATGCCATCGAAACATGCTCCAAGAATTGGTCGCCTTTGACCATCATAGCAGAGTTTCGCAATAATGGTTTCTGACATGTTTCCGCTCTTCCATGCATGTCCTTCCATATATCGGCCCTGGTCAGCTGCATCTGTTGTTGAGTTTATTGCATATTTCTGGTCCCACTGATCTATATAAAAAGGAAGAGTTGATTTGTAATTCCATGTATCTCTCCAGCCGTTGTTATACCACTTCCTGCCATCATAGTTTGCATCGAAGAACAGCTTGAAGTTTGCGTATTTAGTAAATACAACATCTTCGGTCAGACCCGATTCCGGGGCCTTGTCGAGATATTCTTTAAGGCATGAGGTTGTAAATATCAAACTCATCCCTGTTATTAAAAGCAGTATTAATTGTCTTTTCATAATTACTGTCTTATAAATTAAAATGCTATTTTAATTCCGCCCCTTAATGTAGTCATCTGGGGATAAAAGCCCTGTTGGAAGTTTGTAGCTTCAGGGTCGCCTTCTATCAGTGGAGTAATTGTTAATAGGTTACTTCCGCTGACATAAACAAGCAGATTTGATATACCCATGGTATTATTCAGCATCGCTGATTTAATGTTATAACCCAGATAGACATCCTTGAGCCTCAGGTAAGATGCGTTTCTGAAGTATCTGTCTTTGATAATAGTCTGATAACCCCTGTCGGCTTCTCCGCCTCCCCAAACAAGGTTATCCTGGCTTGAGGTACCGCTGAAGTGCATAGTAGCATGAGTTGCATCCTGGTTAGTTGGCGTCCAGAAATCAAGTGCTGATTTATGAACCCTCCAGTCACCTTTAATAAACTCTATTTCAAATGCCTGGTTATACTGAACATATTTTCCCTGGTTACCTGAGAAAAGCATATTGAAGGTTAAATTTTTCCAGTTAAACCCACCTGACAATGCGTAGGTGATTGGAGGATATGTCAGTCCCGGTATAGCATGCTTATCAATTGTATTGATTGTTCCGTCAGCATTATAGTCCAGGTACTTATAGTCTCCCAGGTATTGTTTGGTATAATCAATCGGAGTTGGATTATTATGAATATCATCGATTGAGGTATAGTATCCTGTACCTGTAAGTTCCACCCCATTAATTTCAAGACCCTCAAGGCCACCTTCAGCCCAAAGCATCTCGGTAAGAGGCTTCCCTGCAAGTTTCATATGATCTGGAAAAGCGGCAGGGTCATCCTTAAAGATAACTCTGTTCTCGTTCCATCCGAAAATACCTCTGACAAAATACTCGAAATTAGGAGAAGGACTTTTTCTGAATTCAACTTCTGCTTCTATACCATGCTTTTTAACTTTACCAAGGTTAATCTCCTTGAAGGTTTGTCCAATAAGCATTGTGGTACTTTTAGGAGTAAGAAGCATCTGGTCGCGGTATTCATTGAATCCGTCAACAGTAATGGTGATCATGTTCTTGAAGAGCCCGATCTCAATACCCAGGTCTCTCTTATGAGATCTTTCCCATGTAGCCTTGGTGTTAGCCATCATGTCCTCGCGGATATAACCACCGTTGTCCTTAAAGAACGCACTGTTATAAAGCCAGCGGCTCTTTGCATAGTCACTTCCTACCATACCGTCGGAATACCTTACTTTAAGTCTGTTCATCCATGGTACAGCATTTTTAAAGAACTGTTCTTCAGAGATTACCCATCCAAGAGCAGCTGAGGGGAAGAAACCAAATCTTTTTTCCGGGGCAAATCTTTCAGACCCGGTATATCCTACGTTAACTTCGAATAAATATTTGCGGCTATAATCATAAGTTGCTCTTCCGACAAGACCCTCATTATAATAAGGAAAATCCACTTCAGAGTTTTTCTGCTGACGGTTGAAGAGTCCCAGTGCACTCACATTGTGCTTTCCAAAGGCCCTGTCATAATTAACTGACATCTCATAATAGAGGTCGGAATAATAACCACCCTGAAGTCCGGATGTATTTACATCGAGAGGAGGCATTGTCCATACTTCATTACCTTCAGCAGGGT
Proteins encoded:
- a CDS encoding RagB/SusD family nutrient uptake outer membrane protein, which translates into the protein MMKRQLILLLITGMSLIFTTSCLKEYLDKAPESGLTEDVVFTKYANFKLFFDANYDGRKWYNNGWRDTWNYKSTLPFYIDQWDQKYAINSTTDAADQGRYMEGHAWKSGNMSETIIAKLCYDGQRRPILGACFDGIRICNIAIRNVDRIQDADDNIKNDFSGQAYFLRAWYHFTMFRFWGPMPYLDYVMTPFDKTWDLARMEKNDYLQRIVQDIDSAYYFFNLAGVVRRDPMPGVSGSLDYATYEMKRPNGMAAKAFKSRVLLFAASPLNNKSGVTEWQNAAAAAWEAIQVAESKGVVILPLLDPVSKNDRHLNYYGKDVCEESIWTYSHGTRNWNFDATFWNGVLTTGSGSSGTNPTQNWVDKYETLTGMPLNTTADRAAAATAGQYNEQNPFINRDPRLATDVVYNQGPLQGWTSNKAQIYLTGTTPSELLVTSWNGRTYTGYMLRKNWADNSTKNRVSSIWADPLFRLSELYLNYAEAVNEAYGPAGTAPGSSLTAIAAINKIRTKSGMPNVRAEFIGSKDAFRPRIKNERNVELGFEGHHYYDDIRRWMELPQIMSSKLYANIPQKVAVSSTYPTGYQYVRTELSADRQPTWEEGMYYLPFLNADALKMKNFVSNPVW